From Candidatus Schekmanbacteria bacterium, a single genomic window includes:
- a CDS encoding radical SAM protein, whose product MEFTPQWIAWEITGKCDLNCIHCRAKASFIENPNELKTEEIFHTMDNIASFSKPVIILTGGEPLLREDVFDIIAYGRKKGFRMAMSPNGHSITEEKAKMMKEAGIQMISISLDGSTKEVHDNFRRQEGSFEGTMKGIETAKKYGIDFQINSSFSKRNQDEIPKMLELSKRLGAKAWFMFMIVPTGRGKEIIDELIDSEDYEKILNWFYEEQKKKEIFMRPVCAPQYFRIKAQRAKADGLKVQGEGRGFRAESKGCLGGQTFVFISRIGDVSPCGYFPAKAGNIREASFEEIWKHSKLFKDLRNWKSYKGKCGICEYNPVCGGCRARALALKGDYMEEEPYCPHIPARIKVA is encoded by the coding sequence ATGGAATTTACCCCTCAATGGATTGCTTGGGAAATTACAGGCAAATGCGACCTCAACTGCATTCATTGCAGAGCCAAAGCAAGCTTTATTGAAAATCCGAATGAACTCAAAACTGAAGAAATATTCCACACAATGGACAACATCGCCTCCTTTTCAAAACCTGTAATAATACTTACAGGAGGCGAACCTCTTTTGCGCGAGGATGTTTTTGACATCATTGCCTACGGGCGCAAAAAGGGGTTTCGTATGGCAATGTCTCCGAATGGCCATTCCATAACTGAAGAAAAAGCAAAAATGATGAAAGAAGCTGGCATTCAGATGATTTCAATCAGTTTAGATGGAAGCACAAAAGAAGTGCACGACAATTTTAGAAGGCAGGAGGGCTCCTTTGAAGGCACAATGAAGGGTATTGAAACGGCAAAGAAATATGGAATAGATTTTCAAATAAACTCATCATTTTCAAAGCGAAATCAAGATGAAATTCCCAAGATGCTTGAACTTTCAAAGCGGCTTGGCGCCAAAGCATGGTTTATGTTTATGATTGTCCCCACAGGACGCGGAAAAGAGATTATAGATGAATTGATTGACAGCGAAGACTACGAAAAAATACTCAACTGGTTCTATGAAGAGCAAAAGAAGAAAGAAATTTTTATGCGTCCTGTATGCGCTCCCCAATACTTCCGTATAAAGGCACAACGAGCAAAAGCAGATGGCTTGAAAGTGCAAGGGGAAGGCAGAGGATTCCGTGCAGAAAGCAAAGGTTGTCTTGGAGGACAGACATTTGTATTCATTTCAAGAATAGGAGATGTTTCACCTTGCGGATATTTTCCAGCAAAGGCAGGCAATATTCGAGAAGCATCATTCGAAGAAATATGGAAACATTCTAAGCTCTTCAAGGACTTGCGCAATTGGAAGTCCTACAAAGGAAAATGCGGAATATGTGAATATAATCCTGTATGCGGAGGGTGTCGTGCAAGAGCACTTGCGCTAAAAGGGGATTATATGGAAGAAGAACCCTATTGCCCTCATATACCGGCACGAATTAAGGTAGCATAA